TTTTTAAATGATGCTAGAGTTAAATTTGAGTCTTCAAATTTACTACCTTTTAAATCTGATTTTTCAAAGTTTGATTTGGTTAGATTTGTTTTAAAAAAGTCACATTCAAATATCTGACAACTATTGAAATTTATATTATTTAGATCTAGATTAGAGAAAATACACATTGAAATAAATGAATCTTCAAAGTTGAATGAAATTAAAAATTCATTACATTTTGAGAAGTCTAAACCTAACATTTTACAATTTTTGAATTTTGTATCTTGAATCTTAGTATTTTCTAAATTTGTGTTTGAAAGGTTGCAGTTCTCAAAAATACAATCAATAAATT
The sequence above is a segment of the Candidatus Woesearchaeota archaeon genome. Coding sequences within it:
- a CDS encoding pentapeptide repeat-containing protein encodes the protein MEYENKEFDEEIFNNIDFSNKSFQNSKFIDCIFENCNLSNTNLENTKIQDTKFKNCKMLGLDFSKCNEFLISFNFEDSFISMCIFSNLDLNNINFNSCQIFECDFFKTNLTKSNFEKSDLKGSKFEDSNLTLASFK